Genomic DNA from Marnyiella aurantia:
ACTAACTGGAAAAACAAATAACCATGATCAAAAAAATTATAGCTGTTCCGGCAGGTGTTCTGGCCGGCGGATTGGGTATCTACTTAACAGAGACTCTTGGACACAAACTTTACCCGCTACCAGCAGGTATGGATCCTAATGATATGGATGCTATGGCATCCTACGTTTCTACCGCACCTTTTATGGCACTTTTCTTTGTGGTTTTGGCCTACGCCGTGGGTGCGCTCCTTTCGGGCTATATTTCAACTAAAGTTACGGCTGACGGAAAGATGATTTATGCGGTAATCTGCGGTCTCATATTTCTGCTGCAATCCATTTACATGATGTATATAATGCCAACACCAGCCTGGTTATGGTTAGCAGGTATTTTGGTATGGTCACTCGTGTTGGTAGGCTACAGGCTGGCTGATAATTCAAAACCAATAAAAAACTGATATGGATCTGGGAGCATTTTCTGTAAGCCTGAATGTACGGGACATTCAGCAATCGTATGAATTTTATAAAAAACTGGGTTTTGAACAAATGGGCGGAAATATAGACCAGAAATGGCTGATTTTACGTAATGGAAGCACAGTACTCGGTCTTTTTCAGGGTATGTTTGAAAAGAATATCTTAACCTTCAATCCGGGCTGGGACCAGAATGCCGCTAATCTTGAAAATTTTCAGGATGTACGGGAAATTCAAAAACTACTGAAATCAGCCGGTTTATCACTTGATAAGGAAGCTGATGAAACTACCTCAGGACCGGAGCATTTCATATTACAGGATCCAGACGGAAATCTAATCATGTTTGACCAGCACCGTTAAATTTAAATAATCAATGAGAATCCTTAAAATTACTGCCTACATCGCAGCTGCATTAGTTGTTTTCTGGCTTATTGCAGCAACCTTGATATCCGGTGACTGCAGGTTTGAGAAATCAACAGCCATAAAAGCATCGGTGGAAAAGGTATGGCAGAATACAAATACCCTGAGAGCTATGGATTCGTGGAGTCCATGGCAGGAAAAAGATCCGAATGTGAAAAAAGTTTGGTCCGGCAGCACAGGTCAATCGGGTGAGCAGCAGTGCTGGGAAGGAAATGATGCTGTTGGCAAGGGTTGTATTAAAGTACTGAAAGTAGATTCTGTGGCGAAAAGGATTGATATTGAAATGAAGTTTTTAACTCCTTATGAAAGTGAAGCAATGGAGTATATCATTGTGCAGCCAAATGGGTCCGGAAGCAAAGTTATAAGGGGATTCACCTCAGAAATTCCATTCCCTTTCAGCCCAATGAAGCTTTTTATGGACCTGGAAGATCAGGTGGGACCCGATTTTACCTCAGGTCTGCAGAAGTTGAAGGTACTATCCGAAGAACGTTAGATACCTTTATATAGCAAGACTTTATCACAAACAAGTAATCAAATTAAATATAGAAACTATGGCAACAGTAAATGTGTATTTAACTTTCAACGGTAACTGCGAGGAAGCTTTTAACTTCTATAAATCAGTGTTTGGTGGGGAATTTCCTTACATCGGGAGATTTGGAGATATGCCTTCCGAAGGAAATGAAAAAATGTCGGATATAGAAAAGAACCGCATTATGCATGTATCCTTACCAATCTCCCAGGAAACAATGCTTATGGGAAGTGATACAGGTGGCGAATGGTCGTCCGGTTTTCTGCAGGGAAATAACTTCGCATTATCACTAAACACCGATTCGCGCGAAGAGGCCGACCGTCTGGCAACTGCGCTTTCGGAAGGTGG
This window encodes:
- a CDS encoding VOC family protein — its product is MDLGAFSVSLNVRDIQQSYEFYKKLGFEQMGGNIDQKWLILRNGSTVLGLFQGMFEKNILTFNPGWDQNAANLENFQDVREIQKLLKSAGLSLDKEADETTSGPEHFILQDPDGNLIMFDQHR
- a CDS encoding VOC family protein, with translation MATVNVYLTFNGNCEEAFNFYKSVFGGEFPYIGRFGDMPSEGNEKMSDIEKNRIMHVSLPISQETMLMGSDTGGEWSSGFLQGNNFALSLNTDSREEADRLATALSEGGVVTMANAETFWGAYFGMWTDKFGINWMVNYDDPEKVQQ
- a CDS encoding SRPBCC family protein; translation: MRILKITAYIAAALVVFWLIAATLISGDCRFEKSTAIKASVEKVWQNTNTLRAMDSWSPWQEKDPNVKKVWSGSTGQSGEQQCWEGNDAVGKGCIKVLKVDSVAKRIDIEMKFLTPYESEAMEYIIVQPNGSGSKVIRGFTSEIPFPFSPMKLFMDLEDQVGPDFTSGLQKLKVLSEER